The Terriglobus sp. RCC_193 genome contains a region encoding:
- the mreD gene encoding rod shape-determining protein MreD translates to MPRRPFTNRRELEEHSFHPAVLLAVPLCALFLHAYLPRIWEPLSILDLPLILVLYFSIAWRNPIAGTLFGTVVGLLQDLPGNQFIGVNGIAKSVLGYAAASIGLKIDVENMATRVLMNFVFCLLQSVLLYLIQSILLGQAEAHPRWVHELLRAAINSAVAIPIFLLLDRTRMDSIL, encoded by the coding sequence ATGCCCCGTCGCCCTTTTACGAATCGCCGGGAGTTGGAGGAGCACAGCTTTCATCCAGCCGTGCTGCTGGCTGTGCCGCTGTGCGCGCTGTTCCTGCATGCTTATTTACCGCGTATCTGGGAGCCACTGTCGATCCTGGACCTGCCGCTGATCCTTGTACTGTACTTCTCCATTGCGTGGAGAAATCCCATTGCAGGCACACTCTTCGGTACTGTCGTGGGTTTGCTTCAGGATCTGCCGGGGAACCAGTTCATCGGCGTCAATGGTATTGCCAAATCTGTTCTGGGGTATGCGGCAGCATCCATCGGATTGAAGATTGACGTGGAGAACATGGCGACCCGCGTTCTCATGAACTTCGTCTTCTGCCTGCTGCAATCGGTGCTGCTGTACCTGATTCAAAGCATTCTGCTGGGCCAGGCTGAAGCGCATCCGCGCTGGGTGCATGAGCTGCTGCGCGCCGCGATCAATTCTGCTGTCGCAATCCCGATCTTCCTGCTGCTGGATCGCACGCGCATGGACAGCATTCTGTAG